From a single Nostoc edaphicum CCNP1411 genomic region:
- a CDS encoding TROVE domain-containing protein, whose protein sequence is MNYNFFTKKKTTTPQNQPIPGREAEMVQGRSGAWMFDAGIWKMLRRCLLVGTAKSTYYAGKQELTEDFVTVVRLAVAENPGRVAEEILYASDGRAINNSAPILALVLLSMGETPEAKQAFGEIFPQIVRTGSHFYEWLNYTKSLRGFGKVVREAGKTWLSREDVKGLAYQLLKYQQRQGFSHRDALRLFHVKPPTENHRQLFEWVVRGWEELPADIPSEALAQIWWYEWLKRNPTQTHEAISQGRLTHEMAAPVGKMDKQAWQLLFQEMPIGAMLRNLGSLTELGVLRADENANLLQVEAVLNRREHLRKGRIHPIDVLKALKTYESGGTLGRSKKTWNPVPRIVDILEKAVELSFDVVQPTGKVFMHAVDVSGSMGSMVADMGLTCCEIATTMALVTAKAEKNYMIRGFATEFRELGITAKDSFSSAVRKASNQNFGGTDASVAYDWMIKNKFKADVVCFWTDSESWAGYKHPSQALKEYRKKVNPNVKAVYVTLTPYQITLVDPEDSLSWDLAGFDPGTPRIIQMLGAGEL, encoded by the coding sequence ATGAATTACAATTTTTTCACTAAAAAGAAGACAACTACACCCCAAAATCAACCTATCCCCGGACGAGAAGCAGAAATGGTTCAAGGACGTTCCGGCGCCTGGATGTTTGATGCTGGCATTTGGAAAATGCTGCGCCGTTGTTTGTTGGTTGGCACAGCAAAAAGCACTTACTACGCTGGTAAACAGGAATTAACAGAGGATTTTGTAACAGTTGTAAGACTTGCTGTTGCCGAAAATCCTGGACGTGTAGCAGAAGAAATTTTGTATGCTAGCGATGGACGCGCCATCAATAACAGTGCGCCTATCTTGGCTTTGGTATTGCTATCGATGGGTGAAACACCAGAAGCAAAACAGGCATTTGGTGAAATATTCCCGCAAATTGTCCGCACTGGTAGCCACTTCTACGAATGGCTGAACTACACCAAATCTCTGCGGGGATTTGGCAAAGTAGTGCGGGAAGCTGGTAAAACTTGGCTCTCAAGGGAAGATGTCAAAGGCTTGGCTTATCAACTGTTGAAATATCAACAGCGTCAAGGCTTCTCCCACCGAGATGCGTTGCGGTTGTTTCATGTCAAACCGCCTACAGAAAATCACCGTCAACTATTTGAGTGGGTAGTTAGAGGCTGGGAAGAATTGCCAGCAGACATCCCCTCAGAGGCGTTGGCGCAGATTTGGTGGTATGAGTGGCTCAAGCGGAATCCCACCCAAACCCATGAAGCTATTTCTCAAGGACGCTTAACCCACGAAATGGCTGCACCTGTGGGCAAAATGGATAAGCAAGCTTGGCAGCTGCTATTTCAAGAAATGCCAATAGGTGCAATGTTACGTAACCTGGGTTCTTTAACTGAACTGGGTGTGTTACGAGCTGATGAAAACGCTAATTTGCTCCAAGTGGAAGCAGTTCTTAATCGCAGAGAACATCTGCGTAAAGGTCGCATCCATCCGATTGATGTTTTGAAAGCACTCAAAACTTATGAATCTGGTGGAACATTAGGACGCAGTAAGAAAACTTGGAACCCAGTTCCTCGAATTGTGGACATTTTAGAAAAGGCGGTTGAACTGTCTTTTGATGTTGTCCAACCCACAGGTAAAGTGTTCATGCACGCCGTAGACGTTTCTGGTTCTATGGGTAGCATGGTTGCAGATATGGGACTGACTTGCTGTGAAATTGCCACCACAATGGCACTGGTGACAGCAAAAGCAGAGAAAAACTACATGATTCGCGGCTTTGCTACCGAATTCCGGGAATTAGGTATCACCGCCAAAGATAGTTTTAGTTCTGCGGTTCGCAAAGCTAGCAACCAAAACTTTGGTGGAACGGATGCATCTGTAGCTTACGACTGGATGATTAAGAATAAGTTCAAAGCTGATGTAGTCTGCTTTTGGACTGACTCGGAAAGCTGGGCTGGGTATAAGCATCCAAGTCAAGCGCTGAAGGAGTACCGCAAAAAGGTAAATCCCAACGTCAAGGCGGTGTATGTCACCTTGACACCTTACCAAATTACTTTGGTAGATCCTGAAGATTCGCTGTCTTGGGATTTGGCAGGGTTCGACCCAGGTACGCCTCGGATCATCCAGATGCTTGGTGCGGGTGAATTGTAG
- the vapC gene encoding type II toxin-antitoxin system tRNA(fMet)-specific endonuclease VapC translates to MMYLLDTNACIVYLNRPISGVRRRLESLSPQDIAVCSIVKAELFYGAMRSKNPQRSLALQLAFLNNFVSLTFDDIAATIFGRIRAELASLGTPIGPYDLQIASIAQAHNLILVTHNKSEFNRVNGLQIEDWEEEG, encoded by the coding sequence GTGATGTATTTATTAGATACCAATGCTTGCATTGTTTATCTAAATCGTCCAATATCTGGAGTGCGACGACGGTTAGAGTCTTTATCACCACAAGATATTGCTGTTTGTTCAATTGTTAAGGCTGAACTGTTTTATGGTGCGATGAGAAGCAAGAATCCTCAACGCAGTCTAGCTTTACAGTTAGCTTTCCTCAATAATTTTGTCTCTCTGACTTTCGATGATATAGCCGCCACAATTTTTGGTCGAATTCGTGCTGAATTGGCAAGTTTGGGTACGCCTATTGGTCCTTATGATTTACAAATTGCCTCAATTGCTCAGGCACATAATTTAATCTTAGTTACCCACAATAAGAGTGAATTCAATCGCGTGAATGGGTTACAGATTGAGGATTGGGAGGAAGAAGGTTAA
- a CDS encoding ribbon-helix-helix domain-containing protein — MNVFLNPEIEQFIQTQIESGKYASAEEVIVDALKMFAAKGHVEAPVQVKTPEELGWPPGFFEQTAGCLQDDTLVRYPQGDYEMREPLE, encoded by the coding sequence ATGAATGTGTTCTTAAATCCAGAGATAGAGCAATTCATCCAAACTCAGATTGAAAGTGGTAAGTATGCTTCAGCAGAGGAAGTAATTGTTGATGCTCTGAAGATGTTTGCAGCAAAAGGTCACGTTGAAGCACCAGTGCAGGTAAAAACACCTGAAGAATTGGGGTGGCCTCCTGGTTTTTTTGAACAGACGGCTGGTTGTCTGCAAGATGATACTCTGGTGAGATATCCCCAAGGTGACTATGAAATGCGGGAGCCATTAGAGTGA
- the gorA gene encoding glutathione-disulfide reductase produces MTFDYDLFVIGAGPGGLAAAKKAASYGVRVAIAEQESLGGTCVNRGCVPKKLIVYAADFALQNKIAHSYGWSDCQTYFDWTLFIKSVHQHIDTINQSYFQQLHKAGIELISHHATFIDAHTINVDGRKVTADKILIAVGGQPLKPKIPGIEYAITSREMFQLPYLPKRLAIIGGGYIGVEFSSMMHAFGCQVTVIEKDEMILSGFDNDIRSAVQQGLSQRGIKLFTNSTVQEIKYSDESLLLTITGKKREIITADTILVATGYAPNTKNLGLENARVELGEDGAIRVDEYSRTSQKNIFAVGDCTSRVQLSPVAKAEGIAFADTVFGNKPQKLNYDYVPSAVFCRPEVASVGMTEAEAREKFGESVECYYTQFQPLLSRLIEQSQSTTMKLVVNADSGQVLGAHMVGEHAADIIQSLGVAIRKGITKEDFDETIGIHPTAGEEFLSLH; encoded by the coding sequence ATGACATTTGATTACGATTTGTTTGTCATTGGTGCTGGGCCTGGGGGATTGGCAGCAGCTAAAAAAGCAGCTAGTTACGGTGTACGTGTCGCTATTGCCGAACAAGAATCCCTCGGTGGGACTTGTGTAAATCGCGGTTGCGTTCCGAAAAAACTGATTGTTTACGCCGCTGACTTCGCCCTGCAAAATAAAATAGCGCACAGTTATGGGTGGAGTGACTGTCAAACATACTTTGACTGGACATTATTTATTAAGTCAGTACATCAGCATATTGACACCATTAATCAATCATATTTTCAGCAATTGCACAAAGCTGGGATTGAATTAATTTCTCACCATGCCACTTTCATCGATGCCCATACGATCAATGTTGATGGGCGCAAAGTTACAGCAGACAAAATTTTAATTGCTGTGGGAGGGCAACCCCTCAAGCCTAAAATCCCTGGTATAGAATATGCCATCACATCCCGCGAGATGTTTCAGCTACCTTATCTGCCAAAACGTTTAGCAATTATTGGCGGCGGCTACATTGGCGTAGAATTTTCCAGCATGATGCACGCTTTTGGTTGCCAGGTGACGGTAATTGAAAAAGACGAGATGATTTTATCGGGGTTTGATAATGATATTCGCTCTGCGGTACAACAGGGTTTGAGTCAACGCGGAATTAAATTATTTACCAACAGCACCGTTCAAGAAATCAAATACTCAGACGAGAGTTTGTTGTTAACTATTACTGGTAAGAAACGGGAAATAATTACAGCAGATACCATCTTAGTTGCCACAGGTTACGCTCCAAATACCAAAAATCTTGGTTTGGAGAATGCCCGTGTTGAACTTGGCGAAGATGGTGCCATTAGAGTAGATGAATATAGCCGCACCAGCCAAAAAAATATTTTTGCTGTGGGTGACTGCACCAGCCGCGTGCAATTGTCTCCAGTGGCTAAGGCGGAAGGTATTGCTTTTGCCGATACAGTTTTTGGTAACAAGCCGCAAAAACTAAATTATGATTATGTACCCTCTGCTGTTTTTTGTCGTCCAGAAGTGGCTAGTGTTGGGATGACAGAGGCGGAGGCACGGGAAAAATTTGGTGAATCTGTAGAATGCTACTACACCCAATTTCAACCACTGTTGTCTCGGCTAATCGAACAAAGTCAGTCAACTACTATGAAGTTAGTAGTAAATGCTGATTCTGGGCAAGTTTTGGGTGCTCACATGGTGGGTGAACACGCAGCAGATATCATTCAAAGTCTCGGCGTGGCAATTCGCAAAGGCATTACGAAAGAAGACTTTGATGAAACCATAGGCATTCATCCCACAGCAGGAGAAGAATTTCTGTCGTTACATTAA
- a CDS encoding CHASE2 domain-containing serine/threonine-protein kinase, with amino-acid sequence MAEEPTSTLTKNYVSAANRHSSKPTKVTSTASVRQSRWMVRLGHLLAGAWVMGAAVVSASGWEVVQLLDNQVFSGFMQVRGPIVPPEDIVILAIDDQSISVPEQYYKTDPKQYAYLETLKSFPYQRAAYGQVITKLIKAGARSVAIDVVFDTASSYGATDDRQLQAALQKYGRKVTLAAIYENSETHQGSFMQLTDPQQMFRTGPVSIGSVNFPLEVDGKVHRLASEFPKLLGEDNLFSKKRLSFGEAALRAAQVNYPRPKGDRIYFWGSAGTFEQIPFWHVFDPENWNTYLQQGKFFKDKIVLIGATDKLNNDYHPVAVSSSTQPMSGVEIHANAIATLMTDKAIAQGIKNLPLRGLFVLILVGSTALMIKRRKRSINRFLYSLALSSTWVVISYGFFVYGQLIFPTTVPAIAIAMTGLCYLGTSVMRESIRKRQLVDIFQKYKTSPVVQEIISQQYDLQYLIQQRDLALSGKILAGRYKIVKVLGSGGFSETYIAEDIQRPSNPRCVVKQLKPANTKPEGLQLARRLFNSEAQTLERLGTHEQIPQLLAYFEEDEEFYLVQEQIIGHPLSQELIAGRAINEIAAIKIVRDLLQTLTFVHENYVIHRDIKPSNIIRRHSDGKLILIDFGAVKEVSIKQLDEQEQTPFTIGIGTQGYAPSEQCFGRPHYSSDIYAVGMVGIKALTGIAPRDLERDADGEIKWSDAYGGKLRTQVSQSLAKIFSKMVLDDFKQRYQSASEALKDLEAFEAFDDLRSTQSRYYIPEDDSSMNTLAELDPPTKSPSEPFSETP; translated from the coding sequence ATGGCAGAAGAACCTACATCTACCTTAACTAAAAACTATGTCTCTGCTGCAAATAGACACTCAAGTAAACCGACAAAAGTAACTTCGACTGCATCGGTTCGCCAGTCCAGGTGGATGGTTCGTTTAGGTCATCTCCTCGCTGGCGCTTGGGTAATGGGGGCAGCAGTTGTGAGTGCTTCTGGTTGGGAAGTGGTTCAATTGCTGGATAATCAGGTGTTTTCTGGCTTTATGCAAGTGCGTGGGCCGATTGTGCCTCCAGAAGATATCGTAATTTTAGCAATAGACGATCAGTCAATATCAGTTCCCGAACAGTACTATAAAACAGATCCAAAACAGTATGCCTACCTAGAAACACTGAAATCTTTTCCTTATCAGCGTGCTGCTTATGGCCAGGTAATCACAAAATTAATCAAAGCTGGTGCCCGCTCTGTAGCTATAGATGTTGTTTTTGACACAGCAAGCAGTTATGGAGCTACTGACGATCGCCAACTTCAGGCCGCATTGCAAAAATATGGCCGCAAAGTTACCTTAGCAGCCATCTATGAAAATTCTGAAACGCACCAAGGGTCTTTTATGCAACTTACAGACCCACAACAAATGTTTCGCACAGGGCCAGTGTCTATTGGCTCAGTTAATTTCCCCTTAGAAGTTGATGGAAAAGTTCATCGATTAGCGAGTGAGTTTCCCAAGTTATTAGGTGAAGATAATTTATTTAGCAAGAAGCGGCTATCCTTTGGTGAAGCAGCGCTGAGGGCAGCACAAGTAAATTATCCCCGACCAAAGGGCGATCGCATTTATTTTTGGGGGTCTGCGGGTACATTTGAGCAAATACCCTTTTGGCACGTATTCGATCCGGAAAACTGGAACACCTATTTGCAGCAGGGAAAGTTCTTCAAAGACAAGATTGTGCTGATTGGTGCAACAGATAAGTTAAACAATGATTATCATCCAGTCGCCGTTAGCAGTAGCACTCAACCCATGTCGGGCGTGGAAATTCACGCCAATGCGATCGCAACTTTGATGACAGATAAAGCGATCGCTCAAGGAATTAAAAATCTACCATTGCGGGGTTTGTTTGTGCTAATTCTAGTTGGCAGTACAGCCTTGATGATTAAAAGACGCAAGCGTAGTATCAATAGATTTCTGTATAGTCTCGCCCTGTCTAGCACTTGGGTAGTAATTAGTTATGGGTTCTTTGTTTATGGTCAGTTAATTTTTCCCACTACAGTCCCAGCGATCGCGATCGCGATGACCGGACTTTGCTACCTGGGAACCTCAGTAATGAGAGAAAGCATCAGAAAACGCCAATTAGTAGATATTTTTCAAAAGTATAAAACTTCCCCCGTTGTCCAAGAGATTATCAGTCAACAATATGACTTACAATACCTAATCCAACAAAGGGATTTAGCCCTATCAGGAAAAATACTGGCTGGACGCTATAAAATTGTTAAAGTTCTCGGTTCCGGTGGATTCAGCGAAACCTACATTGCCGAAGATATCCAACGTCCTAGCAATCCGCGATGTGTTGTCAAACAACTAAAACCAGCCAACACTAAACCAGAAGGTTTACAACTTGCTAGGCGTTTATTTAACTCAGAGGCGCAAACATTAGAAAGATTGGGAACGCACGAACAAATCCCTCAACTTTTGGCGTATTTTGAAGAAGATGAAGAATTTTATCTAGTGCAAGAACAGATAATTGGTCATCCTCTAAGTCAGGAACTGATCGCAGGTAGAGCAATTAATGAAATTGCAGCGATCAAAATTGTCAGGGACTTATTGCAAACATTAACATTTGTCCATGAAAACTACGTGATTCATCGGGATATTAAACCCAGCAATATCATCCGGCGACACTCAGACGGAAAACTGATATTGATTGACTTTGGCGCCGTCAAAGAAGTCAGCATCAAACAGCTTGATGAGCAAGAGCAAACCCCTTTCACCATTGGCATTGGTACTCAGGGTTACGCACCAAGCGAACAATGTTTTGGGCGTCCACACTATAGTAGTGATATCTATGCAGTCGGCATGGTTGGGATTAAAGCCTTGACTGGTATCGCACCCCGTGATCTAGAAAGAGATGCTGACGGGGAGATCAAATGGAGCGATGCCTACGGCGGTAAACTACGCACCCAGGTCAGTCAATCCCTAGCTAAGATTTTCAGTAAAATGGTACTGGATGACTTCAAACAGCGATATCAGTCTGCATCAGAGGCTCTTAAGGATCTTGAAGCTTTTGAAGCTTTTGACGATTTGAGAAGCACTCAAAGCAGATACTATATTCCAGAAGATGACTCATCAATGAATACCTTAGCCGAATTAGATCCTCCCACAAAATCTCCCTCAGAACCATTCTCAGAAACTCCTTGA
- a CDS encoding NYN domain-containing protein, whose translation MGSPMNRLSIFVDGNNMFYAQQKNGWFFDPRRVLEYFKHEQSETTLINAFWYTGLKDPQDQRGFRDALISLGYTVRTKILKEYYDDTSGRYSQKANLDIEIVVDMFNTVDQYDRVVLFSGDGDFERAIELLRSKNTHITVVSTEGMIARELRNATDRYIDLNDIRDQIEKTEG comes from the coding sequence ATGGGTTCTCCAATGAATCGTCTGTCTATTTTTGTAGACGGAAACAATATGTTCTATGCTCAACAAAAAAATGGCTGGTTTTTTGACCCACGGCGAGTCTTAGAATACTTCAAACATGAGCAATCAGAAACAACATTAATTAATGCCTTCTGGTACACTGGCTTAAAAGACCCGCAAGATCAGCGAGGTTTTAGAGATGCTCTAATTAGTCTAGGATATACAGTCAGAACTAAAATTCTTAAAGAATATTATGATGATACTTCCGGTCGCTACTCACAAAAAGCGAATTTAGATATTGAAATTGTTGTAGATATGTTTAATACAGTTGACCAGTATGACCGAGTAGTATTATTCAGTGGTGATGGGGATTTTGAAAGAGCAATAGAACTATTACGCTCAAAAAATACACATATTACGGTAGTATCAACTGAAGGAATGATCGCTAGAGAGTTACGCAACGCTACTGATAGATATATAGATTTAAATGATATCAGAGATCAAATAGAAAAAACCGAAGGTTAG
- a CDS encoding 2-isopropylmalate synthase, whose protein sequence is MTNKTDRIIIFDTTLRDGEQCPGATLNIDEKLVIAKQLARLGVDVIEAGFAFASPGDFEAVKKIAQVVGIENGPVVCSLARAIKADIEAAAEALKPAVNARIHTFISTSDIHLEYQLRKSRAEVLAIAEEMVAYAKSFMTDIEFSPMDAARTDPEFLYQVLERAIAAGATTVNIPDTVGYTTPSEFGAMIKGIIENVPNIDQAIVSVHGHNDLGLAVANFLEAVKNGARQLECTINGIGERAGNASLEELVMALHVRRQYFNPYLGRPEDSQESLTNIDTRQIYKTSRLVSNLTGMLVQPNKAIVGANAFAHESGIHQDGVLKNKLTYEIMDAQLIGLTDNQIVLGKHSGRNAFRTRLKELGFELSDTELNKAFVRFKEVADKKKEISDWDLEAIVNDEIQQAPDLFRVELVQVSCGSNARPTATVTLRTPEGEELTDAAIGTGPVDAVYKAINRVVNVPNELIEFSVQSVTAGIDAIGEVTIRLRYESKVFSGHAANTDIIVASAQAYVNALNRLYASLQTQQKPEEVTAQKV, encoded by the coding sequence ATGACAAACAAAACAGATCGAATCATCATTTTTGATACAACATTGCGAGATGGAGAGCAGTGTCCGGGAGCGACTTTAAATATAGACGAAAAGCTAGTTATTGCCAAACAATTAGCGCGTCTGGGTGTAGATGTAATTGAAGCCGGCTTTGCTTTTGCTAGTCCCGGAGATTTTGAAGCAGTCAAGAAGATTGCTCAAGTTGTTGGGATAGAAAATGGCCCGGTAGTTTGTAGTTTGGCAAGAGCCATTAAAGCAGATATTGAAGCAGCTGCGGAAGCATTAAAACCAGCAGTTAATGCCAGAATTCACACATTTATTTCGACTTCTGATATTCATTTAGAGTATCAGTTACGGAAGTCAAGGGCAGAGGTGTTAGCGATCGCAGAAGAAATGGTAGCTTATGCCAAGTCCTTCATGACAGATATCGAATTTTCGCCAATGGATGCGGCTCGTACCGATCCAGAATTTCTGTATCAAGTTTTAGAGCGAGCGATCGCAGCTGGTGCAACAACAGTTAATATTCCCGATACTGTAGGTTACACAACACCTAGCGAATTTGGAGCCATGATTAAGGGCATTATCGAAAATGTCCCCAACATCGACCAAGCCATTGTTTCCGTTCACGGTCATAATGATTTAGGCTTGGCAGTTGCTAACTTCTTGGAAGCCGTCAAAAACGGCGCACGGCAACTAGAATGTACAATCAATGGCATTGGCGAACGTGCCGGAAATGCATCACTAGAAGAATTGGTAATGGCGTTGCATGTGCGGCGACAATATTTTAACCCTTATCTCGGCAGACCAGAAGATTCTCAAGAATCTCTGACAAATATTGACACCCGACAAATTTACAAAACCTCACGCTTAGTTTCTAATTTGACGGGAATGTTGGTACAACCAAATAAAGCGATCGTTGGGGCAAATGCCTTTGCCCATGAGTCTGGGATTCACCAAGATGGGGTGTTAAAAAACAAGCTAACCTACGAAATTATGGATGCCCAATTGATTGGCTTAACAGACAATCAAATAGTTTTGGGCAAACATTCAGGTAGAAATGCTTTCCGTACTCGGTTGAAAGAATTGGGCTTTGAACTGTCAGATACTGAGTTAAATAAAGCCTTCGTTAGATTCAAAGAAGTAGCAGATAAAAAGAAAGAAATTTCTGATTGGGACTTGGAAGCGATCGTTAACGATGAAATCCAACAAGCACCCGATTTGTTCCGGGTAGAGTTGGTGCAAGTTTCCTGTGGTAGCAACGCCCGCCCTACTGCTACAGTTACCCTGCGTACCCCAGAAGGTGAAGAATTAACTGATGCTGCGATCGGTACTGGGCCAGTGGATGCAGTTTATAAAGCCATCAACCGGGTGGTGAATGTACCCAACGAGTTAATTGAGTTTTCTGTGCAGTCAGTAACAGCCGGTATTGATGCCATTGGAGAAGTGACGATTCGTCTACGTTATGAATCTAAAGTGTTTTCTGGTCATGCAGCGAACACAGATATTATCGTGGCATCCGCGCAAGCTTATGTAAATGCGCTGAATAGGTTGTATGCATCTTTGCAAACTCAACAAAAGCCAGAGGAAGTAACTGCACAGAAAGTCTGA
- a CDS encoding GNAT family N-acetyltransferase, whose amino-acid sequence MSSKNSLEIMLTEKHITIREATSKEDLLIAQHFYQMWLDIGVDESDILLECQNITLKFIEEARRDLFYKAFVAEVDNTVVGSVSCQLFAGLYPNVFKDEYRKFGYIWGVYVEQPYRRQGIAKSLTNRAIEYLKAIGCTRVVLNASPSGKPVYSSLGFSEGNVMQLDLV is encoded by the coding sequence GTGAGTTCCAAAAATTCGTTGGAAATTATGCTGACAGAAAAACATATAACTATCAGAGAAGCCACTAGCAAAGAAGACTTACTGATTGCACAACACTTTTATCAAATGTGGCTAGATATTGGTGTTGATGAGAGTGATATCCTTCTGGAGTGCCAGAATATTACCCTCAAATTCATAGAAGAGGCGCGTCGAGATTTGTTTTACAAGGCTTTTGTTGCAGAGGTTGATAATACCGTTGTGGGTTCTGTAAGTTGTCAACTCTTTGCAGGTTTATACCCGAATGTTTTCAAAGATGAATACCGTAAATTTGGATATATTTGGGGCGTTTATGTTGAACAGCCTTACCGCAGACAAGGAATTGCCAAATCCTTAACTAATAGAGCAATTGAATATTTAAAAGCGATCGGTTGTACGCGAGTAGTTCTTAACGCTTCGCCATCAGGTAAACCCGTTTACTCCAGCCTCGGTTTTTCTGAAGGGAATGTAATGCAATTAGATTTGGTCTGA
- a CDS encoding GNAT family N-acetyltransferase produces MNEELKHKFYISTDKSKLDTQMIHDFLQTSYWAENIPLATVEKSIQNSLCFGLYEDNQQVGFARVITDYATSALLKDVFILEPYRGQGLGKWFVEYILEYPELQDLQRWLLGTKDAHGLYRRYGFKNLTEPEKIMMRLNSNTD; encoded by the coding sequence ATGAACGAAGAATTAAAACACAAGTTTTACATCAGCACTGATAAATCTAAATTAGATACTCAAATGATTCATGATTTTTTACAAACTTCCTATTGGGCTGAAAACATCCCGTTAGCTACTGTTGAAAAGTCAATACAAAACTCTTTATGCTTTGGACTTTATGAAGATAATCAACAAGTTGGCTTTGCCAGAGTCATAACTGATTATGCAACTTCTGCGTTATTAAAGGATGTTTTTATTCTGGAGCCTTATCGAGGACAGGGTTTAGGAAAATGGTTTGTAGAATATATTTTGGAATATCCAGAACTGCAAGATTTGCAAAGGTGGTTGTTAGGTACAAAAGATGCTCATGGACTTTATCGCCGTTATGGGTTTAAAAATTTGACAGAGCCTGAAAAAATCATGATGCGTTTAAATTCTAATACTGATTAA
- a CDS encoding RecQ family ATP-dependent DNA helicase, with translation MNQPTTKSWQEVLAAFKKIWGYEDFRPPQGEIVSSLLAQKDALIIMPTGGGKSICFQLPALLQTGLTLVVSPLVALMENQVQELLESHQKAALLHSELSSSQRRATLQALERQQLRLLYLSPETLLSAPVWERLCHPQLQINGLILDEAHCLVQWGDTFRPAYRRLGAVRPALLKSKPPGTKISIAAFTATADPSAQKIIQTVLQLQQPEIFRLNPYRPNLHPSVRIAWTPRGRKQQLLKFIQNRPQQSGLVYVRTRRDSEDLAEWLAEMGYATASYHAGLGATERRAVEASWLSGKMPFVVCTCAFGMGINKSDVRWVAHFHAPHLLSEYVQEIGRAGRDGKPAQALTLVSEPTGWLDPEDKQRQEFFQEQMRSQQQIAQQLVKKLPKQGEVNTVTRQFPEGATALALLHSSGQLNWLDPFHYTIAQKAGNQPATQLHAAKQMQQYLTTKQCRWQFLLNAFGFDKEAAKLHCGHCDNCC, from the coding sequence ATGAATCAGCCTACAACAAAATCTTGGCAAGAAGTTCTTGCTGCTTTTAAAAAAATCTGGGGTTATGAAGATTTCCGTCCGCCACAGGGAGAAATTGTCAGCAGTTTATTGGCACAGAAAGATGCGCTGATTATTATGCCTACGGGTGGAGGAAAGTCGATTTGTTTTCAACTTCCTGCACTCCTACAAACAGGATTAACTTTAGTAGTTTCGCCCTTAGTTGCTTTGATGGAAAATCAAGTGCAGGAACTACTAGAAAGCCATCAAAAAGCAGCACTTTTGCATAGTGAATTATCTTCATCTCAACGCCGTGCAACGCTGCAAGCTTTAGAACGTCAACAGCTAAGATTACTTTATTTATCACCAGAAACTTTGCTAAGTGCGCCAGTGTGGGAAAGATTATGTCACCCGCAATTGCAAATTAATGGTTTGATTTTAGATGAAGCTCATTGTTTAGTGCAGTGGGGTGATACTTTTCGCCCAGCTTACCGCAGATTAGGAGCCGTGCGTCCGGCATTGCTAAAATCAAAACCACCAGGAACAAAAATCAGTATCGCCGCTTTTACCGCTACTGCTGACCCCTCAGCCCAAAAAATTATTCAAACAGTTTTACAATTACAGCAACCAGAGATTTTTCGCTTGAATCCCTACCGTCCTAATTTGCATCCCAGCGTTCGCATTGCTTGGACACCACGAGGTAGAAAACAACAATTATTAAAGTTTATTCAAAATAGACCGCAACAATCGGGATTAGTTTATGTTCGCACTCGGCGAGATAGCGAAGATTTAGCTGAATGGTTAGCAGAGATGGGTTACGCTACGGCTAGTTATCATGCGGGATTAGGTGCAACCGAACGCCGTGCAGTAGAAGCAAGCTGGTTAAGTGGTAAGATGCCTTTTGTCGTTTGCACCTGTGCGTTTGGCATGGGGATAAATAAAAGTGATGTCCGTTGGGTGGCACATTTTCACGCACCACATCTGCTATCTGAATATGTGCAAGAAATTGGCCGCGCTGGACGAGATGGGAAACCGGCCCAAGCGTTGACATTGGTGAGTGAACCTACGGGGTGGTTAGATCCAGAGGATAAGCAAAGACAGGAGTTTTTTCAAGAGCAAATGCGATCGCAACAACAAATAGCGCAGCAACTTGTGAAAAAATTACCAAAACAGGGAGAAGTGAATACTGTAACCCGACAATTTCCCGAAGGTGCTACGGCTCTGGCATTACTCCACAGCAGTGGTCAGTTAAACTGGCTTGACCCTTTCCATTACACCATTGCTCAAAAAGCGGGAAATCAGCCAGCGACGCAATTACACGCTGCTAAACAAATGCAGCAATACCTAACAACTAAGCAGTGTCGTTGGCAGTTTTTGTTAAACGCCTTTGGTTTTGATAAAGAAGCAGCTAAGTTGCATTGTGGACATTGCGACAATTGCTGCTAA